From the genome of Anopheles moucheti chromosome 3, idAnoMoucSN_F20_07, whole genome shotgun sequence, one region includes:
- the LOC128300968 gene encoding tRNA N(3)-methylcytidine methyltransferase METTL6, which produces MTTPVESTAENGKSLHAYPKQKAFNLGDVATESAKSLSDAEKAKLEEQNKRMVTPFQALKLEQESRKHWDLFYKRNEDRFFKDRHWTTREFSELLADAAEEPDGNRSSTPRENSTEEENVENSKNDRTLLEIGCGVGNLVFPLIEDGHRDYFIYACDLSPRAVELVRKHNLYDERYIKAFACDITTEEVFGMVAEGSLDIVTLIFVLSAIHPDKFLATVTNIYRLLKPGGVVLFRDYGLYDMAQLRFKPGHKIAENFYTRQDGTRSYFFAEKEVSELFQKVGFTVLVNSYIHRRTINPKENIDLPRIFVQGKFSKPDRV; this is translated from the coding sequence ATGACTACACCAGTTGAAAGTACGGCAGAGAATGGAAAGAGCTTGCACGCTTATCCGAAGCAAAAAGCCTTCAATTTGGGCGACGTTGCGACGGAAAGCGCTAAAAGTCTCAGCGACGCCGAAAAGGCCAAATTGGAAGAGCAGAACAAGCGCATGGTGACGCCATTTCAAGCGCTGAAACTCGAACAAGAGTCCCGCAAACATTGGGATTTGTTCTACAAGCGAAACGAGGATCGGTTCTTCAAAGACCGGCACTGGACGACGCGTGAGTTTAGCGAGTTGCTGGCTGATGCGGCAGAAGAACCGGATGGTAATAGATCTTCTACGCCACGCGAGAACAGCACAGAGgaggaaaatgtggaaaacagcaaaaacgACAGAACACTACTCGAAATCGGTTGTGGTGTGGGAAATTTAGTATTTCCGCTGATAGAGGATGGGCATCGCGATTATTTCATTTACGCGTGCGATCTATCACCACGTGCCGTTGAGTTGGTGCGGAAACATAACCTCTACGATGAGCGATATATCAAAGCGTTCGCTTGCGACATCACCACGGAGGAAGTGTTTGGCATGGTGGCCGAAGGTAGTCTGGATATTGTGACGTTGATATTCGTACTCTCCGCAATACATCCGGATAAGTTCCTTGCAACAGTGACCAACATATATCGACTGTTGAAACCGGGTGGTGTGGTGCTGTTCCGCGATTACGGACTGTACGATATGGCCCAGTTACGGTTCAAGCcgggacacaagatagcggaaaaCTTCTACACGCGTCAGGATGGTACGCGAAGCTACTTTTTCGCGGAGAAGGAAGTGTCCGAATTGTTCCAGAAGGTCGGGTTTACGGTGCTGGTGAACAGCTATATCCATCGACGAACAATAAATCCGAAGGAGAACATCGATTTGCCAAGAATTTTCGTACAAGGCAAGTTCAGCAAACCGGACCGTGTTTGA
- the LOC128300969 gene encoding gamma-secretase subunit Aph-1 isoform X2, with product MTVVEFFGCSFLAFGPPVAMFALTIAHDPIRIIILIAASFFWLVSLLLSSTVWLAFHPITSKEGFRYLMYKVLRKTENGLQEVTDIVRIADYRHILSYASGLGFGIISGAFSLVNILADSVGPATVGLKAGSDVFMLISAAQSLAMILLHTFWSVIFFNACDVKNYYHIVYVVASHLFVSCMTLLNANALFGVTLSISYLVLCITGVIAFQVAGGTIASFRKFLTCK from the exons ATGACTGTGGTAGAATTTTTTGGCTGCAGCTTCCTAGCGTTTGGGCCACCGGTGGCAATGTTTGCACTAACGATAGCACACGATCCTATACGTATCATCATTCTAATAGCTGCCTCATTTTTCTGGCTTGTGTCGTTGCTACTGTCTTCTACGGTGTGGTTAGCATTTCATCCCATCACATCAAAG GAAGGATTCCGATATCTTATGTACAAGGTGCTGCGCAAGACGGAGAACGGCCTGCAGGAAGTCACGGACATTGTACGAATCGCCGACTACCGACACATTCTCTCGTACGCTTCCGGGCTTGGTTTTGGCATCATAAGTGGAGCATTTTCCTTGGTTAATATTCTAGCTGATTCGGTTGGTCCGGCCACAGTAGGTTTGAAAGCGGGCTCGGATGTCTTCATGCTCATTAGCGCGGCACAGTCACTGGCCATGATCCTGCTGCACACGTTCTGGAGCGTCATCTTTTTCAATGCTTGCGATGTGAAAAATTACTATCACATTGTTTACGTAGTGGCAAGTCATCTGTTTGTATCCTGTATGACGCTGCTGAACGCCAATGCACTGTTCGGCGTTACATTGAGCATTTCGTATCTAGTACTCTGCATTACGGGTGTAATCGCATTCCAAGTGGCCGGCGGAACAATAGCTTCCTTCCGGAAGTTTCTCACATGCAAGTAA
- the LOC128300969 gene encoding gamma-secretase subunit Aph-1 isoform X1: MTVVEFFGCSFLAFGPPVAMFALTIAHDPIRIIILIAASFFWLVSLLLSSTVWLAFHPITSKVTFGLICSVFIQEGFRYLMYKVLRKTENGLQEVTDIVRIADYRHILSYASGLGFGIISGAFSLVNILADSVGPATVGLKAGSDVFMLISAAQSLAMILLHTFWSVIFFNACDVKNYYHIVYVVASHLFVSCMTLLNANALFGVTLSISYLVLCITGVIAFQVAGGTIASFRKFLTCK, encoded by the exons ATGACTGTGGTAGAATTTTTTGGCTGCAGCTTCCTAGCGTTTGGGCCACCGGTGGCAATGTTTGCACTAACGATAGCACACGATCCTATACGTATCATCATTCTAATAGCTGCCTCATTTTTCTGGCTTGTGTCGTTGCTACTGTCTTCTACGGTGTGGTTAGCATTTCATCCCATCACATCAAAGGTTACCTTCGGTTTGATATGCTCCGTGTTCATTCAG GAAGGATTCCGATATCTTATGTACAAGGTGCTGCGCAAGACGGAGAACGGCCTGCAGGAAGTCACGGACATTGTACGAATCGCCGACTACCGACACATTCTCTCGTACGCTTCCGGGCTTGGTTTTGGCATCATAAGTGGAGCATTTTCCTTGGTTAATATTCTAGCTGATTCGGTTGGTCCGGCCACAGTAGGTTTGAAAGCGGGCTCGGATGTCTTCATGCTCATTAGCGCGGCACAGTCACTGGCCATGATCCTGCTGCACACGTTCTGGAGCGTCATCTTTTTCAATGCTTGCGATGTGAAAAATTACTATCACATTGTTTACGTAGTGGCAAGTCATCTGTTTGTATCCTGTATGACGCTGCTGAACGCCAATGCACTGTTCGGCGTTACATTGAGCATTTCGTATCTAGTACTCTGCATTACGGGTGTAATCGCATTCCAAGTGGCCGGCGGAACAATAGCTTCCTTCCGGAAGTTTCTCACATGCAAGTAA